TACCAATAAGGATGACCCGAAGCTTGTAAGGAGGACTCTCACCTTAGTGCCCCTTCGGCTTTAGGCATCTTACCCCACCTGGGGGTATCACAAACTGGAGAGGGCTGCCAGTCGGGGGGTCGAGTGTTCAGGATGCTCTCCAAGGAAAAGAGACCATTGTAGACAATATAGTGGATAAGTAGAAAAAAAGCTGACCACAGAAGTCACAAACCATCTCCACGCTTACCAAACGTAATAGCTAAAAACTAgtcttataaaataataaagccaaTATATGGATAACGCATTTCGGGATACTAATCTCCCTTTATCACATCCAGTAGATCTGGTTAGTATCCCGAAAAGTGTTATCCGTATATTGGCTTTACTATCTATAAACTAGTTTTTAGCTGTAACATTTGTTTGGCAAATGCGGAGGTGGTTTGAGACAGTGACGGATTTTAtggtcgttttttttttgtctactcATCCTCTATATTAGCCAGTAAGGGGCACGATCTGTATTAACAAGGGGAGCGGCACAACAAGCAACAAATTGTTCTACAACTGCGATAAATTTTGGCACACAAGTTTGCAAAAAAATAGATGGAGTAAAGTTATAAAAAGTGTGTAAAGGTATTCCAAAAACAGCCGGAGCCGATACGACAAGTTTGACGCATTTCAGACCTGGTCTAAAGTTTTGCTGGGTCATTTTCCACACTATTAGAATATATTTCCCCCCATATAttccaattataaaaaaaaattacaaatataaaCTCTAATATTCTTCCAGGATAATAGAAGTCGAGGCGATCAGATCCCCGGACTCAAGTCCTTCGGGATACCTGCACGACTGCatcctccatggtgcacagccagCTGTAAGTCTGACAGACAAGAAAGACGGAGAACATAGGAGAACATAACAAGACGGAGCACACTCACCCTGAAGAAGAGATGCAAGAGGCAGCAGGTAGAAGATACAGGTAAGTGTCTTGATGGACATCTTGATATCCGTGCTCAATCCAGGCAGGTATCTGAGACTTATAAGGTGCCCACAAGTAATACTGGTGGAAGAGATGAGCTTGTCCCCTCATGACCTTATGCCGGAGCAGATGACGGTGCCGGGAGCGTTAGACAGACAGCAGTCAGACACTTTAGGGTCTTTCTTTTCCTTATTATAATCCATACTAGATGTATCTCCTCGTCCCTGGGCTCTCCTTGGGTGTCTCCCTGCTCATTGCAGTCTCCTGTGCCAGTATTTCAGGCTTCCAGAGTTATGAATGTCTCTATTCCTCCAGTTAGGGGGGTAGCGGAGACTGTGTCTGCTCagagctgtatccccccccccccaccttgttcCCTCCCCAGCTGTCTCACTAATCTTTCCACGCTCAGTGCCCCTCACTCTCCACCAGTCACTAAATCCTCACCCACTCTACTGAACACGTATTACAAGCATCTCCGCACCTTCTGCATGGATTCTGATGGATCATACATAGCACCTGTTACTCTGTAGGTAATAGTCCAATATGGTTCAGAAAATTGTTTATATTTGCCCCGAGGACTAGTGGAGGACTCTCTCGGGGACCATTCACAAAGGATTCTATTGCTTTCTGCCTCGATACCATTAAACCTCTTTCTAAAGACCTTAAATGACTTGTCCTCCGAAGAAAAACATCAGAGCAAATCAGAGCTCTGTGTGTAATTTTCTACTGATTTAGTTTTTTAGCTTCTTTATagcttttatagtttttttttattttctgcataCAAAGCTTCAAATTCCATACGTAGACCCAGTTCTTCAACATTTGGTCACGGGATGGAAATACTTTATTAGTGCAAAAGTAAAATCCAAGTGAAGACATCACTGAGGCACTACAAAGACCAGACCAGCAAGTCACTAAAAGAACAAGGGGTAGTTTTCATATCTAAGTTCACGCTGCGTTTGTACAACACGTTTATATGTACTGCATTCCAGGAAATATTCCAGATGGAGGTGAGAGAGTTCTAAATTAATCAAATTCACTTTAAATTTCCCCCATATTTTTACTTGTTCTAAAGCCAACCTTTTCAGAATACATGCCATGCAAATTGCAGTAGTAGGGACACCTATCTAAGACAGGCATCCCTGCTCCTATACCCTAGTGGAgcagcacacactgtatacagtatatctctgcTAATCAAATTCACTCTAAATTTCCCCCCAAATTTTTACTTGTTCTAAAGCCAACCTTTTCAGAATATATGCTATGCAAATTGCAGGAGTAGGGACACCTATCTAAGACAGGCATCCCTGCTCCTATACCCTAGTGGagcagcacacactgtatatagtatatctctGCTAATCAAATTCACTCTAAATTTCCCCCCAAATTTTTACTTGTTCTAAAGCCAACCTTTTCAGAATTTATGCCATGTGAATTGCAGGAGGAGAGACACCTATCcaagacaggtgtccctgcttctATACCCTAGTGGAgcagcacacactgtatacagtatatctctgcTAATCAAATTCACTCTAAATTTTCCCCCAAATTTTTACTTGTTCTAAAGCCAACCTTTTCAGAATTTATGCCATGCGAATTACAGGAGGAGAGACACCTATCCAAGACAGGCGTCCCTGCTTCTATACCCTAGTGGAGCAGCACACACTGTATGCAGTATCTCTCTGCTCAGGTAACATGGGCTGGGCACAAAGTGGATCTGAACTAAACTGACAACCGTTTCCAGTGAATTTGCCTGAAACAATTTTCAGGACATTTGTTTGTCTCTAGTCTtacagccctattacacaaagtgctcacctgccaaatcaggtagctatctgtctgtgtaatagagccacgTTTGTATGAACAAATTGTTGGATAATTGGATTACTTTGGATAATGGTTGACTGATTCATTACatctcttgcttgacttttttcTCCCCCGACATCCTCTCATAGGGGaatatcttaaccccttaaggtcagagCCACTtttgatttaaaacaaagaaaaaatacCCCTTAAAGTTGCTAATACATTTTCAATGCCTGTAGGCCAAGGGTTCATTCAGAGTTATAATGTCCGATCTCCCACAACACATAAATATTTGGTAGGCTGAAATGTTCATGTGGCTTTTGACATGGTAAAACTCTTTTTGGGTTCCCAGTTCTACGCTAGCCATTGACCAACATTTAACCAGTGGCGAAGTTAACAACGAGTGCTAGGAAACTGGTTTCTTATATAATGGTTGAAATTCTAAATCTACAAAATAGCAGAATACTAATGAAGAAGGGCAAGAAATCCAGGACATGGTGGACTGGAAAGTCAAGCTCGTATTTGTGAATTGATGATCAATATTTAAAGCAGTCCAGGGTGAGAGGGGCGGAGCATAGAactctgttgttgttttttttttaatgttttgttttttaattttttaatttttttttaatcccgccCCTTCAAGCTCTCACTACAAAGTGTATATAGTACATGTTTCCGTAAAAGACTTGTTTATAGGAACCAGGATTATGATTATGGCATTGCAGCCAGAGATTAAAGGTAAAGCCGAGAGTCTGGCGTCGCTTTTACAAACTCAAAGTCAGATCTTTTTGATGACATTTCCCTTTTCTGTTTAAGGTCAAAGCCCCGAATGTTCGAATTATGGGTCTGACAGCTACACTACATGAAAACATTCAGTATCCTCCTAGGTGGTAATGGAATAAGCCACAAATAAAAGCACTCTACTGGGAGGACTGGGAATCTGGTCTTATTATTGATTGGGACGTGCTGATTTCACTTAGTATTTTGTCTGCACCATTGCTCCAACCTCTGAGGGGGAGGGTAGAGATGGCTCAGCGTCTAAAATCCCATGAACTTTCCTTTAAAACATCCACTCTATGAGCCATACATCTTAGGTGCAGAAGGATAGAACTAAGGTACATGGGATATATTACTATTGGACACCTGCTGTCTTTATGAATGGACATTTGAGAGTCTTTTAGAAATATTTTGAAGGATAATAATATAGTGTGccaccacaggtgttcttttCTCTGTCTCAAAAGCTTCTTACTCCAAGtggttaagtggtgatgtagtgccctttaaagttttttcactagatgtcagtattttctgTATGTATGCTCTtttaggaatgggttactgttttgcATATACAACATGCTTTTTCTGACCTATGAGAGGTGCTCTTTGCTTCTAGCCTAtctccttttttctttcttttgcacacattcctttccaccactcacagggtaccttacttagcccctgtaggaagttacttggtgggaggaggtgaggCATAAGTtcttgtgggagaaggacacacagagtggACATCCCTGCTATagtcaagccagggcctggctctgcaagGACCCTTGTCCGAGGCAAGTCAGTTCAGTCTAGTCTGGTCTAGTCTAAAACAAGAGTGGTCAGATGCAATTAGAGACACTTAGTTCTTTCTATACTACTagtatatctactatgcagtgctaaactctacaaaaagggagaagagtctgggaacatcctagcccacgccgtgaTCCTGATAataaagaggaactagcctggataggacaaagctaccagaaagtctacatatcctatctcatagtgcaggtaactgggacgccCCGGGAACTTTGCTTTGCCCAGGTAAGCACGGTCTGTACTTCACAGTCAAGTACCTGTgttaatgaagtagtacctaagttttgccacaagatttcACTGTTGTACGtaactgtacttatgttttgcacagctgcaggtaaccaaagggttattgttaattgtgatctgtacaccaataaggaccttctcttcttctctacctatccctgaaCCCCTCTcttttctatgctttcttctccaccactcacaggggatattacaccacctgtaggcggttgtcacatggggagaggaagtatacacccacacTTAAGTGAGTCTTAAGTGAGCAGAGAAGAGGCAAGACAAGTTTATCCCTGCTGTGGTCTAGCTGGGCCATGGCTTTGTCTTATTTtttcatgaagaagaattcacatgtcacttgcacagcagggatagagcttccggccaccagagggATCTCATCACAGCactctcatacagcacagcaggaacaGTGTATGGAATGGCagtttccggccaccagggggagctcaccacagcacactcgtaaagcacagcagggacagcatacagtatggcggcaggcAAGGGGATTGTGCAGACTGTGAGCAGTTCTACATCTGTCGGTAAGGGACAATGGGGATGGCAGCAGGcgatgggcctcttgatgccttgcctgcacatttacaagtggcAGCGGTGGAAAGGAACATCAGGGTTGGTGGCAGAGGACAGTCTTCATGTCCTGGATCCAGCTGCTCTGCAATAGACGGTTAAAGTAGGGGACAATTGCAGTGGGCTTAAAAGAATCACAGATTATTTACCGGACGTTATGTTGTGCTCTGCAAAAGGAAGTTTCGTCAAGAACTTGTAAGAACTGTAGACTGTGAACTAGAACTAACTTGGCCTAAGGCGGTCCTGTGGCCACACTCTGTTACGCCAAGCCCCGGAGGCAGGAGATACCCACAGGAGGTCGGTGGCAGGAAGAGCAGCCATCGGCATTGGGAGGGAACTTCATAGAacatatgtgtgtgtcagtgctgtgagTCTGTTACTTGTTTATTGTGTGACTACCAAGTGTATGTGCCTCTCATCACAAGACGTAATAGAAGATATGTCAATCCACAGCAGTAATTTGATTTTTACTGTTATCTTTTTTGGTAAATTTCTGACTTCctgaagtccggccatttttaaattctggcagccggcaggagcaggggggaatttgttcaggagtatgaacttatcTCTCCATTTGTCCACGGAGAGTGGTGGGACCGGCCTCTGGACCTCCGCCAGAAGAAATTTTCCTCCAAGttgtgaactgtccagagcagcagcaaatccccatagaaaacctctgctgctctggacagttcctgacatggacagaattggcagcagagagcactgtgtcagactggagagaatacgccatttcctgcaggacatacaacagctgataagtatggaaagacttaagatttttaaatagaagcaatttacaaatctatacaactttctgaaaccagttgatttgaaagaagaagatttttgccggagtacccctttaaaagtaatcCCCAAAGGTGAGACATTTGTAGAAATAGTTTGCGTCCGATTTTAAATAGTAATTTGTTCTTTGtgctgcagagcattgctcccTGATGTCTTCCCTCAAAAAAGCTCTTAGGGATAAATCacaaattcaaactattgttgcATTTAAAGATGAAAACTTAAATAATCTTTGTGTTTAACTTTTAAAGCTTTGAAAAATTCATCGTGATTTGCAGTATTATAACTGTAATGTAACAAAATAAGGGAaaatactgagctgctgtaaaaCGTGCGACTGGTGATATAATAAAGACCTGGTCTCTCTGATGGATGATGATGAAAACGTGGGAAGCTATGGTTCTTGGAAACCTCTgaggacatctagtggtcatagACCAAATTCCTTACAGTATCGAAGGACGAGTTCGATGAAGGGCTGTTTGTGTACGTGCGGAGTTCCGTATAGGATCGAATGATGAACAAGGGAGGTGACCTTTATGGGTAGGAAAGTGACATCAAAGTACAGTACGGAGTTCTGTTACTGGGTCACTTACCTTCTCCATCAAAATGCTTGAGATCCCGAGGATCTGAACTGGATCAAGTATAATCGTTTTGTAACTTCTTCATTTAAATTTACAGTATATTCCAATACATTTATAGTTGGTGCATTAAGGACTGGTACAACATAAAAATGTCATGCATGTACTGAATGAGAAACGGGAGGAGGCAATTCCAACTTCCTGCCTTGCCACACTCCCGAGCCCCTCAGGCCGCCCATCCATTGAGCGAGCAGGGGATACGGCAAGttaacgccagggagaaggggtgaatgtGCCTTATTCCTGGCATACGCCCCTGATGTACTTTTCAAAAATGTGCCCCGGTGActttaccagcagaatagtgagtgctgctctggagaataatacaggatgtaacaagCAAAACATCTGCCATGGATGCATGTCAAAAGCCCTACTGTAGATGATATGGACACAAAGATACAATGGTATAGCACAACGTTTATGGATGTGGATTTTTGTCTcagagctggagagccacagattgaATTATGAAATGTAGCTAGGATATGCCCACGAGATGACCTATGACATGGCACCCAAGATCCAACAACAACTCTCTCAAAGCTCACAACGAGTAGAAGAGGTCTGAATTCCCAAGAATAGAAAAACCGCTACGTCTTGATCGGCCTTATATGCAAGTTTAGATATATCGGTTGCACCCAGTTGTCCGTTGTGAGCTTTGAGTGTTGCTGTTGGATGTTTATTGCACCTTCGTAAGAACGCTGGGTATGACGCCCGAGGTGCCGCACCAATTCTGCAACACTGAATACGcttcatagagttgtgcctaacatTTGCACAACTCTGAAAGGTGAGTGGGATTGCTTCATCTATCTTGTGTTCTATCTGCCCATTCACTTAATGGGCAGATAATTCGCTAGGAAGCGCCTCTcgtttctcttctttcttctagtACGACACCCAAGAAATGGACATTAACCCAAAAGTCTGGCACCATCTTCACAAACTTAACCAGTCAGAtctttttgatttctttttacTGTTTAGGTCAGAGCCCCGAATGTTAGAATAATGGATTTGACAGCTACACTACATGAGAACATTCAGTATCCTCCTAGGTGGTAATGGAATAAGCCACAAATAAGAGCACTCTACTGGGAGGACTGGGAATCTGGTCTTATTATTGATTGAGACGCCCGGATGTCACTTAGAATTTTGTCCGCACCATTGCCCCAACCTCAGCTTGTACTGCAGATGCAGCTGGGAGGATAGAGATGGATCAGCTTCTAACACAGTCTGGGAATGTCCACTATCTTCCTTCAGAAAATCCAGCCCTATGAGACGCACATCTAAGGTACATGGGATATATTATCATTGGATACATGCTGTGTTGGTTGAGGAACATTAGAGCATCTTTAGATACATTTTGAAGCACGGTAGCACTGGAGGATGTACTCACCACACTGGCCACTGGAGATTGAGGGTCTAGAAACGGAGGATTCATGCAAATTTATCAAACGTGTAACAAAGGATCCAGTGTTCATAAAAGATGGTGGTCACAGCTACCCCTAAccagcacaggtcacagagcatgtctaGAATACTCTCAACGAAGTCAATGAGTCAGTGCCAGACTGAGTGGTGTCCTATAGTCCATGTGGCTGCTATTATGCATCTTTGTAAATGCTGAAATTGGAATTGAAATGAAATGggataaaaaaaagtcaaaaagttGAAAAGGACGTTGGCTAAACTTGGGTTGTCCAGTTTACAGCTTGTGTAATGACTATAGGGGGCAGCATAATGTCAGTCTGTCCTTGAACGTTCCTAGGTTCCTATTGGAGATGGCGTGGAGTGGTGTGATGTCACCCTTTGGGTATAGTCAGGCTCCTGGATGAAGAGAATACAGTAAATTCTAGGATACAAGGCAAAGACTCTTAATAACGCCAAGGACAGTAGTTGTTCGGTATGGAAATTTAATGCACCACGTCAGATTGGATTATACTGGATACACAATGCAGATAATTGAAAATTCCAGTCAGCCACGCATTACATTTGGCTTAAGGCTTTGAATTATATTTTATAAGCAGGATCTCCATTATTCACAGAGATACAGATGAGCCTCCCGTACAAACATGTCTGTCCCCAGTCTGTCCTACAGGCATCGAGAACATAGtagttttgtttttccttttggtCAATAGAACAAGACAGTGCTCCCCTATGTGTATTTCTCCATCcactgctaaactacaactcccagcccaGTAAGCCGGTGGTTGTGATTCTGCAATAGATGGAAGACCAAAAGTTGGAGACCACTGTTGaagaaaatgtttaaaaaattctAGAAGCCCACCCAAAGCCATAACTTGTACCCATTCATTCCCTACATATGTGGCTTCTAAGACCTTCTTATACATATTCCAGATTTGTCCAGATTCCAGGATCTGTATGTAGCTTGCAGGTACAGTGGGTGGACTCCTATTAGAATGTTCATGTGTTTTATTCCAAGGAATCATCCTCACAGTGATATGCGGGAGGTAGAGAGATGGGCGGTAATGCAGTCGTCTCATTCACCCTGTTCCCCTGGAAAATATACAGAACAATCAATTATTAATCGATCAATAATTTGTAGAAAAAGCTTAATAATACTAACAATACAAAAATACTGCTGATATCAACAAGAAATTTTGCAAGGGAagcccctaagggccctattccacagtaaagataatcagccggatcggccccatttggcccgattcggccgattatcgttctatgaaatagagagaacgatcagccgatgatcgtgtcatcggctgatcgttcatttagggccagaccttaaatcatcgttcccccaccgcgcatcgctacggttgaatagcgttgtgcggcgggcgaccgacgatttgacaagcagcagcatcatacattacctgtccaggcttcttctccgtgctgtcttcatccccaggtcccgcgcgctctatcttcagaatggccggtcagctgacggagcgctcagccaatcacaggccgggaccgccgcgtcctgtgattggctgagtgtggcctgtcagctgatcggccattctgaagatagagcgcgcgggacccggggataaaGACAGCGCGGAAAAGaggcctggacaggtaatgtataatgctgcAAGggcaacgatgtccctgcagccctcgctcaaccatcattgggctgtggaataggcccagtaaacgaggggcgatctagcagatcgccgctcgtttacattgttgatcgggccctcctcggctcgtggaataggaccctaactcttcTTTCACTGCAGATGGAAGGGGAAATAGATTCAGGAATGTAGAATTTCAGCATGCTCATTCCTTTGTTCTCCTAGTTCTCTGGCAACAACTTATTTTTCCCCTTCCCACCGAAATAAAGATGCAAACTTATGGTGAATTGAGGAAAGACAGCTTATGACTGGACACGTGTTCCCCCTGTTCTTCTTAGagtaagttcacactacggaatccgtgcagaGAACTTCCCGCGGATTCTGCTGCTGGCTACCTCgcccccgcttgaagttccgaccatcccataggctccattgacacatcaattctttgggcggatggcggaatcttcctaagcatagaatggagtctatgggacgggtggattccgtagtgtgaacatacccttacaccaaCCTCCTCTCGTTAGATCCTACATTGGCTGCCTAACTCCAAGAATCCAACTCAACACTCATACCAACCCACACTCTATGTCTTCTCTACCAATGGCAACCTTTCTCAGCCATCTACCCCAACAAGACTTCTCTCATTCTTACCCTCTCTTCAAGAACTTCCTCTCCTATCATGTCCATCTGACATTCTCCAATCCAACAAAACTTTAAATATTCACTGGAAACCCTCCTTGTGACAGGATTAGAACTAAGCTTAAAGAGATATGTCTCTCATTCAGCTGCTTGGATAACCTGCCAACTTCATAGGTTATGCTCACAGCCACTAGAAAAGAGCATCCCATTTTCTAAGCAGAAGCTCCGATTGATGGCAAGCCTGATTTTGATGATTTGGCAAAGTCGATTGTGAACTTATTGGCTGGCAGTCCAGCTTAGCCCTGCATTACATTGAGCATACTTGGTGTAATAGCATAAACCAATGATTCTTGAGACCTTTCTAAAAGACAATATAGTGAAACGCCAGGATAGTGTTACAGTAGATAGATGGTGCCATGATTTACAAAAGATACGTTATGGCTTTCTACATGTTCCACAAGGTTCTACAGATCTGTCTACTTTAGTAGATAGATGGTGCCATGATTTACAAAAGATACGTTATGGCTTTCTACATGTTCCACAAGGTTCTACAGATCTGTCTACTTTAACTTGGATGAATGGTAAAAAATATGGGAGTCAGAAGAGGATAACCTTTACAAACCAGATAAACCAACAGATAAACTTTACTCACCTCCCGATTCTCGACCACTGCAAGATGGGGAGCTTCCATGACGGCTTTCTGGGCCATTGCTCGTGTTTCATCATCCCAGTCTGCAGAATCAACGTTCAATACGGCCTCCATTATACTGCAAATGAAAACAGCATGACGTGGGTGGGAGAGAGCACTGTACAGCAATCATAACCTGACTCTTCTCCTTCTCCTACTGGTCCATAACATAATCACAACCTCCTATAAAATCAGCATCCCATACCCAAAAAGAAACCATAAACAGGGCGGAAGCcagggttttttgttttgtttttaaggtGTTTTTGAAGATGTTTTGTGGATATGCAGGTGAAGATGGCAAAGATTGCTCTGCTACTTGACCACAAATACAATGGGAGATCAGAAAACAGAGACATTAAGGCTACATCTTGGAAAGTACCAGGATTCTCAAGCACTTCGAAAACTTTTAATGAACTTTAAAGTGTTTAAAGCCCTGATACACGTATGAATAGGCTTACATTTCTTTTAAATCTTTTTGTTTGGACCTCTTCAGGGTTGGTGACAAATCTCTTGGTGCGTGGCTCAGGTATATCAGTGTGCACACATcctctgtatatacagagctTTTATATCAAGTAGAACTTACCTGTCGGTTTCTTCCATCCCCAAGGCCCCGGTGACGTTATGAATATCCATTAAACTCCAGCAGGTGGCAATTGGTAAAGCGGGATAGTAAAACAGGAATCCAATACACATTTCATTTAGAGTACTAGGACCTCCCTGTAGaaacactttttatttattatgagcagtgccccctagtggtgagttTAATATAAATGTAACAATGTTTTTTGGCAAATAAGAACTATCTGAGAACATAATATTATGTACCcataacatacagtaatatacaaatatatacatgtctttataaaaaattaaaaaaacttgCTTAGTTTAGCCACATTTATCTAATTTAAAGCAGTTTTCGGGACTAGATCAAGATGATCAATCCTTAGTTTGATGACTGGGAGTGTTGTCTCTTagccctcagccaatcagcgcaatGATGGTGCCCTGCATCCTGTTATTTGTTTACATAGATACAAGTCATGACCACCAACTATCGTGGTCCCTTCATTGTGCGAGTCCAGAAGGTCAGACCCCACCAATCAAACACTGATGGCCAATTCCAAGATAAACAAATTCGGGCAAGAAAGAAAGTATTGGGAAGCAAAATACCTATCATAATAAGACTTACGAAGGTGACACCCTCTCTATCCATTGTGTAGGATTCACATTCAACCATTATCTGATCtccctgaaaagaaaaaaaacaaatctacGGTTATGCTATAGACAGAACAGGGATCCATTCACAATACGGCTCATGTCACCAAGGAGAAAAAGAGTTGTTGATTCTCATCTGGATGGAAAATGGCCTCATTTGATTTGATTTTCTTTATTAACTTTAAAGACGTGGTTGCCCGGTAGAGCTTGGaccctaaggggggggggggggggggtgtctgtgatGGGAAGTACAGCCATCAGCATTGGAAGGCAACCACAtggaatatatgtgtgtgttagtgctgctATACAAGAGACTGTTACTATTGTGTGACGACTGCCAAGTGTATGTGCCTCTCATCATAAGACGTAATAGGAGACAAGTCTATCCACAGCAGTTAcatgattatatatgtatatatacccgCAC
The nucleotide sequence above comes from Dendropsophus ebraccatus isolate aDenEbr1 chromosome 8, aDenEbr1.pat, whole genome shotgun sequence. Encoded proteins:
- the LOC138798396 gene encoding DBH-like monooxygenase protein 2 encodes the protein MHYRNGTLIGSLGEDKKYDFSFQQVRNLPREVTVKMGDQIMVECESYTMDREGVTFGGPSTLNEMCIGFLFYYPALPIATCWSLMDIHNVTGALGMEETDSIMEAVLNVDSADWDDETRAMAQKAVMEAPHLAVVENREGNRVNETTALPPISLPPAYHCEDDSLE